The sequence below is a genomic window from Lolium perenne isolate Kyuss_39 chromosome 4, Kyuss_2.0, whole genome shotgun sequence.
TATTTATTAATGTACACCCAGTATTTTTAACAAAAGCTTAATTACATATGTGTAGGTCAGATACATAAAGCAATACACATAAAATAAATAGAAATCCTCGTTAAAACTGTCAGTGTGGGCCAGTTGCACGGTACACGACTGTATAACATACCCAGCCTCTCTAGCCGGTTCAAGTCATGTGCCCTTTCTTTCTCTGTGCTATGCTTGGCGGGAAACTACCTTCCAAGCAGTTGCATGCATCTCCCCGTTGGTTTATGCAGTTGGTGTTGTATCTGGTCTCTTTGTCACTCTCAGTCATTCAGGTGTCAGTTGCAAATGCTGACTAATGGACAACACATCACTCGGATGTATACTACTACGCAAAATAATATTAAATTTTAGCTTGAGGAGTTTTGTTGCTTGGCCTAGGTATTATATGTGGAAACATCTATTCCAAAATCAAAATCATTTAGCTCCACCTTCCTATGCATCCACTGTATTCCCTCCtatccataataagtgttgtgATTTTAGTTTATGTTAGACGTATTAAAATCTAGAAGAAAGATTAAAACTGAAATATTGCTCACAGCAAGAAGCCAAACAGGATGCTACCGTTAGGTCGAGATGTGACGTATTAATTTTTATTAAAGTTAAACTTTATAAAGTTTAATTACATATAAAGTAAAAAAATATTGGCATGTACATTCATATGAAGTATATTTCGCGCGGTTCTAAGAGTACAGATTTGATGTGGCATAAGGTAATATAGTATTCTATATATTTGGTCAGACATTCTTAAGTCGAGTTTGACCAAAACTAATCAATGCCAACTACATTTTGGCATACATGGAGTATACCCATCCTTCCACAAATAAATGTACTTCTAACATTCGTAGTAAGTCAAATATTGTAACATTCAATCAACTTTATGAAAAAGTAAAAAATATTTATGGCACATATTTAGTTTCACTTGGTCTGTCTTGACATGTAGTTAAGTAGTTTCATATTATAACAATTGACGCCATACATGTTGCTATTTTTTTATAAAGTTGGTCAAAGTTAAAGAATATGACTTAGGAAGAGAGCAAGGAGTAGACAAGGCCTTTTTGCTCCCAGAAGCATATGTTCCTGATCTTTAAAATAACTTCTAAATATACTTAAAAATGTTGAAAAAATCCGATAAAAATGCCGCATGTACACATCTTAATGTTCTATGTGCTCTCACAGTTGTTtcacaaaattttactttttacacATGACGCCAAATAAATGTCTATTTTCCGGGAAACTTGGCGTGCGAGAATGTCGAGACatacgtgtgaaatttttgttcagaaaattttgaaattttaaaCTGTTTTTCTCGATAGCAGGAGCATATGTACCCTAGATCAAAATTGGATTTCCAGCAAGGAGCATACTTATTTAAGGACAGAGGAAGTATGCCTTTGCTAGTAGGTTGTATTATACTGAAGTCTAGATGCATGAAACTCAAAGCAAAACATGGAATTATGATTTTATATGTTTAGTAATTATATCACTAGACCTTTGCAACATTTCCATGGTCATTTTTCTATCAAAAATTCTCATAACAAATTAGGCTTTAAGATCAACAATCTGCAAAACGACCACACGCCAGGCTTCGTCTATATATAATACATTATTCTTCAACTTTTTCCTTATCATCAAAATGAATttatttggcacaacaaagcCAAAATGCCTCAGTATTTAATCATGGAGTTTACTGGATTTGAAACAAAAGTAACCAATTTCTTACCAGAAATTATATCACAACAAAGCCAAAATGCCTCAGTTTTTGCTCCTCTACTAGTTGCACAACCCCAAAAGTCCTCATCATACTATATGTATCGAGAGAGAAAAAAGCAACAGAGCCACCTCTATGCCGCAAAACAAATTCTGGCACTTACAAAATGTAATTTTCTGAAGTTCCCAACGACCACCAGTGGAGAAAAAGAAAAGTTCCATTAGCATTTATATAGAGGGTAAAGGAAATACTACAAAAAAGGAGAAAGGCACACACCAGTACACCACACATCACCTCCCCCCCTAAACACCTATAAATAccctccaccaccacccccaaACTCCACACACAAACTGAACAGACAAGCAGAACCGTCTTCCCCGCATCCTTCCGTTCCCCAACCATCAAATCGCCGTCATCTCTTTCAAGTTTCAACTCCCAAATCCCCATCGTCAGGCTCTAGTGCTACCACAGCCTGCTCGTCTTTGCGAGTTTGGTCGGTTGATCTTTGCTGCCGTTTAGGCACACTGGCCATGACGAAGCACGGCGTGGTGGTTGTGCCCGAGGACACCGTCGTGGGCGTGGCGGCCGGGCGGCATTTCTCGTTCCCGCCGCCGAGGACCGGCGACTCGTGCAAGATGCTGGCCGGGCAGATCGACCTCGGCGCGGCCATGATGGGGTCGTGGCTCGACTCCATGAAGGCCTCCTCGCCGAGGTACAAGCTCGTGGCGCCGAGGGTCGCCGCAGCTGGAGACGTGGAGCACGACGACTGGATGGTACGATTTCGCGCCATCTCCAATCCTCTTGGTCCTGTGTCTCCGCCATGGGTAGCTGCTCTGAAATCAACAGGTGTCCTTACCAGTTTATGCGTGTACGCAGGAGAAGCACCCGTCGGCATTGGGCGAGTTCGAgtcgctggcggcggcggcgagcgggaAGCAGATCGTGATGTTCCTGGACTACGACGGCACGCTGTCCCCGATCGTGGCGGACCCCGACAGCGCCGTCATGACCGACGAGGTAAGGGACATGCAAAAGCAGAGCTTCCTCTGCTCCTTCCTTTCTTCCCAGCTCGAATCTTGCGCTTAACTCCTCCTTTCCGGGGTACACACAGATGAGGGAGGCGGTGCGCGGCGTGGCGGAGCACTTCCCGACGGCGATCGTGAGCGGCCGGGGCAGAGACAAGGTACTACATTCGTCGTCCACCTTCCAGACTCTTGCTGAAAAGCGAAACGCCTTTTTCTCCTCCGCTCACGAGCTCCTCATTCATTGATAAATCGAGAGAGAAAGCAAGAAAAGTAGCAGCCTAGAAACTCCTCCACTTGTTTGGCAGGAGCTTCACTGCAATTGGTTGACCGGCCATGCCGCGCGAGATGGATTTCCTTTTAAATTTCCTCTGTCCCTGTTGCTGCCTGTGTGGTTTTGATGGCGATGTTAGAGGTGAAAGAAAGAAGAAACTCATGGCCGGTGAATGTGCAGGTGTTCAACTTCGTGAGGCTGGCGGAGCTGTACTACGCCGGCAGCCATGGGATGGACATCCAAGGCCCCACCGCAGACTCCAACCACCACCTCAACACGCCCAGCAAGGTCGGTTAACACTACTCTAGCTTGTCAACATCTGTCTCTTTCTATACGTGTATATACAAACCTTAGCTTCGTCATTGTTTTTCTAGTATAATCTTTGGTCACAAGCCACGAGATTTCCCTGAAAATGACTGcatttcttcttcctcctgttaATTTCTTGTCTGCATCACTGTTGCGCCAAGTTTATTGTCTCCATTCTCTGCGTTGTTTGACGGTTGAATTTCTTGCAGGAGGGGCAGGCGAGGTCAGTGCTGTGCCAGCCGGCGAGCGAGTTCCTGCCGATGATCGGCGAGGTCCACGACCTTCTGGTGGAGAAGATGACTGCCATCCCTGGCGCCATGGTGGAGAACAACAAGTTCTGCTTGTCCGTCCACTTCCGCTGCGTCGAAGAGAAGGTAAAATTAGAAACACAAATTAAGGCACGTGCCAGGAATGGGGACAGGATCTGATTCTGTTCGTCCTTGTTGTTGGTCAGAAATGGGGCACGCTGGCGGAGCAGGTCCGGTCGGTGCTCCGGGAGTACCCGAGGCTGCGGTTGACGCAGGGGAGGAAGGTGCTGGAGATCCGCCCCGTCATCAAGTGGGACAAGGGCAGGGCGCTCGAGTTCCTCCTGGGTGCGCTTGGCTTCGCGGACCGCGCCGACGTCTTCCCCATCTACATCGGCGACGACCGCACCGACGAGGACGCGTTCAAGGTGCTGCGGAGCAGGGGCCAGGGCGCCGGCATACTCGTCACCAGGTTCCCCAAGGACACGCTCGCCTCCTTCTCCCTCCGCGACCCAGCCGAGGTCAAGGACTTCCTGCACGAGCTGGTCATAGCCAAGAGCTAGCCCAGGTTGTCTTCAGAAGTCACCTTAACTAACTCTGCAGTCGCTCTCGTGGTCTTTGGAGAAAGGCAGAAGAAGAGTTCGTGTATATTATTACATTACTGTAGGAACATTTTAGTTCTCTCCTCCGATTCGCTGTatcttcatttttttgttttctgctgCTGTTTTAGCCTCGTTATGATCAACCTCTCAGGGCCTCTCGCTTGTGAAGGGTTCTATTATCGTCCCCTGGTTGCGAGGTCTTGTAATTAATTTTACCCCCTTTGTATTATGGAAATGTGGTGAATATAATCCATTTTCAGAAAAAGTTATATGCATTAATGCTTATGAATTCTGCATCCTTACTGTCCTATCTTGACATGCTTCCAACCCCATCGATGCAGCCCGTATGTAGGTATGTGTCTATGAGTAGATGGTGAATATCATCCATTTTCAATTAAATGCAGCCATGCTCATGCTCATGATATTCTCCATTCTCACTATGCTATCTTGACAATGATCCCATGGAAAGTTTGCCAAATTTGAGTTGCACTCCGTATGTCCGTAAACCTAATCACTGTCGGCAGCTCCTCCCTGGACCCTCCCTCCTCCCTTCCCTATCGCCACCAAGGGAGCGGGACGCCACCCCTGAGCTTGGAAGTGGTGAGTGTCAAGCAACATGATGGCATGGCTCTCCGGGTGTGGCATTGGCAGCATGGCTAGAGAAGCGGTGTCACGGTGGCAGACTTCCTGGTGGGCTACGTTCTGGTCCGGATCGGCAACACGGGTGGTTGGTGTCCTGTTGTAGCGACGATCTGTGCGGCGGCGGACAGTTTTGGGCCTGATTCGGGTCCCTAGTGGCTCGATCGGGGCTGGACACCTCCGATATGTTCGTCAGCAACATGGAGGTCCAATCCAGTGTCGGGCTTGGACTTGCGCAGCTGCTAGTAAAAACCGAGGCGAATGCTGACGACTCTTTTGGCGTTGGTCCCTAGCGAATGCATCGTTTTTTGCATCTACGACTTCTCTGCTCGGATACTCCGGGCCGCCCTTGATCCATTCTTCACGGATCAGACGTTGGCGACACTTTATGCCCATTCTCCATATTGAGTGGCAACGTCTTTGGAGCTCATTTTGACTACAGTGGTCTTAAGGTGGAGTGGTTCTACTTCTTGCGCATGATCGGTAACAAGTCTCGGTGCTATGGTGCAGCGGAGCCTTGCCGTAGGTCAGGTGATGGTGGACAAATAGTGGCAGCGTTGACGACAAGCCTGGCAAGGGCAATACGTTGATCTTTGTCCTGAAGATGGGTTCAATGAAGAAAACGCCCAAGACTTCTGTGGCGTGCACATACTGTATGTGTTGATGAGGGTCTGGTGCACTGTGGTATTAGATGTGATGAGGGAATGTCTAATCGCATACGCACAATGGAGCGAGTCGTTGTACCATACCATGGAGGCCTATTCGACCCGGCCCAAAATCCAAAGCAACATCAATGCCTATTCGACCCGGCCCAAAATCACCGTGCAGAATAAGATGAGGATCCAATGGTGATTAGTTGACTTAGGGTTTAGGTGACTCGTCACATGATGTAGAACCCCTAGGTCAAGTCACCTATACAAGGCTTGACCAGGGTAGAGTAGATGTAGATATGATTTTCCCTCCATAGCCTCCATAGTCTTCATCCACGCCTATGGAAATCTGCAAACCTATAGACATCAATCTAATCAAGAAGGATTAGGTCTTTACCTCCACCGCGAGAGGTCAAACCTAGGTACATCGTGTCATGTACCAATCACTTCCAGGTTATCCAATGTCGCCATCGCTCTGCACCTCATCGAAGGTACCTCCTACATGATATGTCTCATCATTACGTCGACAGTTCGTGCCCAATGTGGGGCATCGGTTGACATGTGGAGTCATGTTCCTGGCAGGATCCCTTCCACCGGTCACAGCAACATAATAACGTGTTGTCGACCCATGTCAACACCGCGTCTCCCGGGAGCGATGCTACCATGCCCGCCGGACCACTCGCCGCCTTTGTCTATTTTACGGGATATATCAACGGCTCGAAGCTACATAGCGCTGCCATCGACATCGAAGATCTAGTATgttccttgcaagctttatccaaACTAGCTCATTATGGTCAACAGAAGATCGAGGTTTCCTGATGATGGACATATAAGTCAATTGCCAATGGGATAatatcattgggtgaatgatatgatgaacattcgTAATAAATGTATTGCACTATGATCTATTCACAAATTTCATCATTGTGATGCTAACAGAAATGTTGTAACCTGATCCTTAGACTGTGAGGCCATATCTAATCACTATCACCGGGGGATGCTTAGACATCTTCAACCGCCACACCGTAATAGGGTGGTCATAAAGGTGCTGCTAAGATATTCCAAAGGGGTGGGGTAAGGTGTATGTGTCAATAGTGGTATTTGTTCATACACGTGACAAAAGATACTTTTGGCCCACTTGGTGAGATTACATCCAAGTTGCAACACATGATAGGTCATGAGGATGGAATCACATGAGAACATGTTGAAtagacttgtcggtaacgagatcGAACTAGGTACGATGATGCCGATGATCACATCTTGGCCAAGTGTTGTATCGAAGTAACAAAGGGAATAGCACTCGACGTTTGCGGTTCAACGACTTTATACATTCGTAGAATACatggggatcattatggttctctAGCACCCCTTGTGATCATTGATCGGAGAGGCGTCTCAATCATCTCCATgtcgttctcgaaccgtagggaaaCACACTTAAGGGTTCAAAAAAACTAAAGATATTCTTGGATTCATCGAAAATTTGGAGAATAGAAAAGAGAGAACCGAAAAGGATTCCGGTAGAATCCGAAGGATGTTCGAAGTTTTTAGAGATGTGTCTAGGGTCATCGTG
It includes:
- the LOC127332325 gene encoding probable trehalose-phosphate phosphatase 9 — encoded protein: MTKHGVVVVPEDTVVGVAAGRHFSFPPPRTGDSCKMLAGQIDLGAAMMGSWLDSMKASSPRYKLVAPRVAAAGDVEHDDWMEKHPSALGEFESLAAAASGKQIVMFLDYDGTLSPIVADPDSAVMTDEMREAVRGVAEHFPTAIVSGRGRDKVFNFVRLAELYYAGSHGMDIQGPTADSNHHLNTPSKEGQARSVLCQPASEFLPMIGEVHDLLVEKMTAIPGAMVENNKFCLSVHFRCVEEKKWGTLAEQVRSVLREYPRLRLTQGRKVLEIRPVIKWDKGRALEFLLGALGFADRADVFPIYIGDDRTDEDAFKVLRSRGQGAGILVTRFPKDTLASFSLRDPAEVKDFLHELVIAKS